In the genome of Actinomadura graeca, one region contains:
- a CDS encoding restriction endonuclease, whose amino-acid sequence MTLPRRPRGASGWAAWALLPLALIWLLRLLWSASITYWYLALPALAVIAFGADRYWRSLWAAELERRQRVTSYSLTFDEMRDMHWRDFEIAIVHLMRRDGIAAEHTGKAGDFSGDVIGYDPALGERWMVQVKHYNPNNKVKSDDVQKVAGAAWHIYEARLKLVVTTSGYTRDALAFSAKAQIHLIDKAALIRWATDGVHLHDVLGIAADTHYGAAS is encoded by the coding sequence TTGACGTTACCCAGAAGGCCGCGCGGTGCCAGCGGATGGGCCGCATGGGCGCTCCTGCCGCTCGCCCTGATCTGGCTTCTGCGTTTGCTGTGGAGCGCGTCGATCACCTACTGGTATCTGGCGTTGCCCGCGCTCGCAGTGATCGCGTTCGGTGCCGACCGCTACTGGCGGTCGCTGTGGGCCGCCGAGCTGGAACGCCGACAGAGGGTCACCTCCTACAGCCTGACATTCGACGAGATGCGGGACATGCATTGGCGTGACTTCGAGATCGCGATCGTGCACCTGATGCGCCGAGACGGGATCGCAGCGGAGCACACCGGCAAGGCCGGCGACTTCTCCGGTGACGTCATCGGCTACGACCCCGCCCTCGGCGAACGCTGGATGGTCCAGGTCAAGCACTACAACCCGAACAACAAGGTCAAGTCCGACGACGTCCAGAAGGTCGCCGGAGCCGCCTGGCACATCTACGAGGCCCGGCTGAAGCTCGTCGTCACCACCAGCGGGTACACCCGTGACGCCCTCGCCTTCTCCGCCAAGGCCCAGATCCACCTCATCGACAAGGCCGCCCTCATCCGCTGGGCCACCGACGGCGTCCACCTGCATGACGTCCTCGGCATCGCTGCGGACACCCACTACGGAGCCGCCAGCTGA
- a CDS encoding zinc-binding dehydrogenase, translating to MSSARPEPEPAPATMTAAVLERPIGPDGIRVQRVPVPRPSPGEALVRVRAATVISSELSTLWGVADPDGPSYPMVLGNEFAGEVVECPGGEVPLGQKVTTAWAGHGWTRNGGHAEYVLTPADDLITYESTLDFGTVAAMPKAFTRAGLARRTLRWRPGQVLLVRGGTTAIGLATASIASADGLTVIGTTRSAAKHAALTRLGFDHAVLDDDRLVARVRALAPDGIDVALDTLGYPAVVDTMRCMAEGGTVALIGLLEEQARARRNGRPLDGRTGVAPSPFHYIPHGVRLTTAKHKCLKPTDSLRDFFGELQPWIDGVQDGTYTVAIDREFPLDDLAAAYRYLARQEGVGKVVIRIG from the coding sequence ATGTCTTCGGCTCGTCCTGAGCCCGAACCGGCGCCGGCCACGATGACGGCCGCGGTCCTGGAGCGGCCGATCGGCCCCGACGGCATTCGCGTCCAGCGCGTACCGGTGCCGCGGCCGTCGCCCGGTGAGGCTCTCGTGCGGGTACGCGCCGCCACCGTCATCTCCTCGGAACTGTCCACCCTGTGGGGGGTCGCCGACCCGGACGGCCCCTCGTATCCGATGGTCCTGGGCAACGAGTTCGCGGGCGAGGTCGTCGAATGCCCGGGCGGTGAGGTGCCGCTCGGGCAGAAGGTCACGACTGCGTGGGCCGGGCACGGATGGACGCGAAACGGCGGGCACGCCGAGTACGTCCTGACACCCGCGGACGATCTCATCACCTACGAGTCCACCTTGGACTTCGGAACGGTCGCGGCCATGCCCAAGGCGTTCACCCGGGCGGGGCTCGCACGCCGGACGCTGCGCTGGCGGCCGGGCCAGGTGCTGCTCGTGCGCGGAGGCACCACCGCCATCGGGCTCGCGACGGCGAGCATCGCGAGCGCGGACGGCCTGACCGTCATCGGAACGACCCGATCGGCGGCCAAGCATGCCGCGCTGACGCGGCTGGGGTTCGACCACGCCGTCCTCGACGACGACCGGCTCGTCGCACGGGTGCGCGCGCTCGCGCCCGACGGCATCGACGTCGCGCTCGACACGCTCGGCTACCCGGCCGTCGTGGACACGATGCGCTGCATGGCCGAAGGCGGGACCGTGGCCCTCATCGGCCTCCTTGAGGAACAAGCACGCGCACGGCGCAACGGCCGGCCCTTGGACGGGCGCACGGGCGTCGCCCCCAGCCCGTTCCACTACATCCCCCACGGCGTGCGCCTCACCACGGCGAAGCACAAGTGCCTGAAGCCGACGGATTCACTTCGCGACTTCTTCGGTGAACTCCAGCCGTGGATCGACGGAGTGCAGGACGGCACGTACACGGTCGCCATCGACCGGGAGTTCCCCCTGGACGACCTCGCAGCCGCGTACCGCTACCTCGCCCGGCAGGAGGGAGTCGGAAAAGTGGTCATCCGCATCGGCTGA